The DNA region AGCGAAAGAGAGGTTGGTGGGAAAAGCAGGGCCAGCAGGGGCCCCTACCGTGCCCATCACTGCTGTATATTAAAATGTGAAgaatgaatatttaaaagagataTGCACGTACAATGTAATCATTCAGATTTCAAAGCGACAACGTTTCGACATTTTTGAAAAGTAAATATTTTATGGTGTCATCCCCTTAGGCATGGATATATAAAAGGAACTTCCATAACCGTAAATAAAATTCAGTATTTATGAAGAATTATGAATTAACAGAGGTTAATTTTATATATGTGTATACAATACAAAATGTGTTTAATTAATTGACTCATTTGATAGAGAGTCTCTTTGTCTAAAATCTAGGGAAAAGGCTAAATTTACCATTATCTAGTGTGATTTCTATGCTGGCCTTGCAAAATCAAAGAAAGATTATCTATATTACAAAGAGATATGTGTTATTATATTatgagagagtgagagatagAAAGATATAATATTACtgctataaatacatatatatatattttgtatttaatattaatcgCCCAAATTTATCAACCAGAATTGCGAATACTATTACTCTCTGACATACTGACACACGAAAGTATATATTTCTTATGACTGGTGTAAGTATTcgcattttttttctattttttcttttctatgCACGACTGTCAACTTGAAAAATCAGTGGTAATGACGTTCgccaataaataaaattgtttaaacccATTACCCGCATTTCTTATCGTACAAGAAGTATCCTTTCCCTTTTTATGTAAGTTTAAACAATACAACAACATTTAATTACATGTCATGTCATTATTTGTTATGAAATTTCTATGAACTTATATTAAAGTTTTGTCCTCcttgcaataaatatttattctttaaaataaatttaaaaatatttcaaactttGTGAAGGactcattttatttacatataattcagttttaaaaatatcaattctAAGCTTTTAATTTTGACGAAATACACGTGGGTGCACTTTACTATTGCTAGTGTTGAAGCACGCCTGTGGTTGCAGTTTGCAGTGCTTTATTTGACGCTCTTGTTTGACGCATGACTTTTCGTGTGCTTTTTTGATTTTTTCAGAAACACTAGTGCTGCACCAAGTCGATCGGAAACTATAACCTGTTCGTCGTTAGCATGGACTACAACCCAATTGTCTACATTAGTAGAGACTAGAACCCATTGGCTTCCATGATGTATGACGTATGAGATGTTTCTATCACAGACGAAGTATAGGCACCGACGAGGTATGGTATAGGACACAAACAAGATTAGTACCGACATTGTATCATTTCGGTgtacattttatgtatgaatccacaatgaataaataaagacaatgtaataAAGAAGCGTGTGTGTTTgcgtatatatttattgaaccctCAATTTTTCCCGgacgtccgacttgtcgttgacttatactactgaatttcgtgccacctccttcgctatcatgttcacctaatacaaaactcagtTTTCGAGGTTTTCGGAGAATTTCGACCGTCtcacttgtcgttgagttgtactacagaatttcgaatacctccttcgatatcatgttctaatacaaaactcaattttcgaggttttcgaaaaatttcgcgttttcgaccgtctgacttgtcgttgacttatactactgaattttgtgccacctccttcgatatcatgttctcttaatacaaaactcgattttcgaaaattttcgccagttttcgggcgtctgacttgtcgttgacttatactactgaatttagaataCTATATCTAAGTTATATatctatatctcgtcggtgttctCACAAATCCATGCTAGCGTTGAAGTTAGTGGGTTCTGGTCCATGCTAACGTGGAAGTTAGTGGGTTCTAAGTTAATGTTAATTTCGAACCAAAGGGTTCTCCGAGTTCTGATCCGCTTGGTGCAGCACTATCGCTCGGGCAAAAGTTGGAGGCACCGAaaccccgggcgtgagcactctcatttcctctctgTTATCGACAATGCGAAACAGACTGTAGTGGCGGAATGAAAATGGCTAATTGTCAGGTTCGTTGGTGCAGCAGGTGAGCGATCACTTATCGTTAAATATCAGGACATTAGTCATTTCGGGATGAACGGTGCGCAGTTCGCAGCGATCGGGACGATCGAAGTCAGTGAAAATTGCATCGATTTCAGTGTTGTCGACAGAGTTAATAGATTATTTGAAGAGGTGCGCGATCGAGATCACCGCTGAAAGGCTTGTTCGCTCCTTTTTTTCTACAGTGATAACGAGTTTTCAATTTGTTGGGGATAAGCTAGCCGGTGATCGTCACTCATTTGTGCTACTATTAAACGAGGATCGATAACCTCTCTGTTGACAGGggataaaagaaataaatgtgacGCGATCTCGAAATTGAGACACATCAGCAAAACGTAGATTAATTTATTACATCCATTCAGAAAACATACGTTCACCCGTTGTTTCTTCCGTATCAGTAATCGCGCGGAAAACAGTGATGCATGAAAAGTTTCGATATTACGAGGCACGTGTTTGTATTGGAGTAAGAGTTACTCTGCGTATGTATGTTGTGTGTTGAGCGAGTGTTCATGTGCGCGCGCGTCTGGGTGTGTGTTTGTGCCTGAGTGTATAACCGTTTGTCTATGTGTacatgcgtgtgtgtgtgtgtgtgtgtgtgcaccaGGTGCACTGTTGCATCCCTCTTATGAGTGCCATGCACCGTTTAGACCACAGCCATAATGTCATCCCGAAGGCTACTTCTTAGTAATTCACAAAGGGTTCACTCTTCCATGAAATACAGCGCATGGATACTTTCCAGGCAATACCTAGCACGTACCTTGCTAGCGAAGTATTTGTGGTAGATCCTCGGTGAATCAAGAGCATGGCTTCTGGCGCATCTTCCTTGGATAGTGCTGGAAGTAGTGGTGAGTatagtttttagttttttccGTTACATTTCTCTATACGTTTATGTCAGTTCGATATTATAAATAGAATTTAAGTAATACACTCTGACCTAttaaatttattcgagctaaaaATCATTCAACCGTAAAAATAACAGAAAAATAATCAAGCAGAAGTGCTTTCCTTCTATGAAATTTCGGTGTTAGCCTACTAAAATGCATTTATTCCATTAAACAAATCAATTGTCTATGCATGCTTTTAAATGTTCCTGTTGGAAAAAACAATTGTACAACTGTATTTTGCTTAATTGAACCGCTTCGCACAATGCTTTAAacagtaattataattttactttGCAAAAAACAGTGAATCATAATGCTTACATGCGTGGCATAGAGTTTCTTTCCTGGTGAAAGCTAGTCGGACATCTGATTATATTGTTCTACCAATTGTAACAACACGGCGTGCAGTGTGCATAACAGTGATTTCATTTTTATGTGTGTATTtaatcactggactgcggattttatgcatttacgaaaatAATGGGCACGCacagtttaaagcagtggacatgttaaaaatatttaacaaaccaCTAatgggataattaaaagaagaatacgatttttatttggctcctgtgtcctgcaatcaatgccaacattttctattttacataCAGAATCCACAGTCTCTTAATGACATACATTTTCCTTGTAATCCATTGAAATTCGATCCATTATCTTTTTACAGATGGAGCACTTAACATGGGTAAGAACAAtactattgaaaaatatttaaatatttcgtatGAAAAATATGTACTGTTAGTcgtcttttctttttgtttttttgtcTTAGAAAATTAATCTATCGTAAACACATTGTGTGTTTGTAGTAGTTTATcgatttaattattgtattttttaaatcattttcgagatgtgtacgtttacgatagaaaaatttaatttagtatataaattgattcaatttAATACACATATTCCACTGTGTCGATATGTTTAGATTTAAATCACACCTTTATGTTTCATcgcattatatttattattttgcaaTTTGTATTGTTGAATATTATTTGCGTGTGGTGCATGAAGAAAGAGATAGCGGAGGCTACGGCAGTGTCGGAAGTCCTGTCGGTGGTACTGAATGTCATAGCGATTATGATGCTCAATGCGATCAAGCCATGCATCAGCTTCAGCTACTTAGGCACTCCGATACTATAAGACGGTTTGTGTTATTGTCctagtttcattttcatttgttAGTATTCGCTTGTTGTGCTTGCATTGTTGTATATTCTTTTCTGTAATTTCGAGCTACTCGATATTTAGTAACCGCTCGTATTAAACGATAAGATTTCGTATTTAGGTGTGAGCATACTATGAAGGAATTGGAATACTATCGAGGACCGCATATACCAGTCATGAATCAGTTAGAGGCAACATCACAGGAAAGCTCGGCGTTACGGGGCAAGTACGGAGATTTAGTAAATGATAAACAACGTCTTGATCGGGAGGTTCAAGCGCTGCAAAAGGAAGTGTCTGAACTACGGTGCCAGAATCAGGAAGTTCTTGTTTCTGACACTACCAATAGCGATGCTATGAATCCACACTATTTATCCGCGCTTCGGAAATATGAAGCTGTTAAAGACGAATACGATGCTCTTAGGAAACGATACGACGATTTGATATCGTCGCATTCGTCCGCTGTTAATAAGGCAAGTATAAAACATTAGCGTTCCAAGTATTTTGATATAATTTAACACCTCGATAGGACTGGTTATTAGAAAAAGAATAACAATAGTTTGGTTACAAATTGGCGCCCAACGTGGGGTGGTTTGGTGGGACAAATTAATTGTTGGAGAGGCGTAGTACGAGTAAATCAAAGGCCCGTACAAGCTTTTATAATAACCGGTCCTATCGATAAATAACACCTTGCGATTTTATAAAACTCTGCACGTATGATTACATATAGTTGGAACTATCGCAAGAAGAGGCTGCCAGGTTGAAGAAACAGTATGACGACGTTGTTCAAGAGCGCAATAGCGCGGTTCGCGAACGTAACGGTCTGAAGCAACAATGTACTGCTGCGATCAGGCAGTGGGACATTGCGTTAAGGGAAAGAAATGATTACCGTGAAGCCTTGGCCAAGGTGCAGCAACAACACGAAGAAGCGGTGAAAGAAATCAACCATGCGATGGTACTGCGTATGAAGGCTAGCAAAGATATGAAACGATTAACCGAAGAAAGAAATGCTGCATTACAAGAATACAGTTTAATTATGGGCGAGCGAGACACAGTACACAAAGAAATGGAGAAACTTGGGGATGATCTAACACAAGCATACGCGAAGGTCACGCATTTCGAAAACCAGAATAAACAGTTTATGGAAGAGGTAAGTTCAATCGGATAAACTCTTTTCCTTTGATCAATTGACTGGAAGTTTCGTTTAgttactattttaaataattaaccgTAAGAATTTCTCCCGTTAATGTTATTTTCTTCTCACACATTTTATATTGGTTTCTAGCTATTTATATTGCATATCATATGTACCATACATTACTTGCTGCTTGCTATAAGTCCTATTTTTAAGCGAACGTTCTCTGTTTTAATCTGCTCGCATTATTTTTAGAAAAAAGCTTTATCCTATCAAATTGAAACTCTACGGAGGGAAATTTCTTCAGCCTTGCAAGATCGAGACGAAGCTTTAAAACAATGTAACCAATTGCGCCAGAAGTTTGGAGATTATTCCGAAGGTTCTAACCGAGATTACAAGAATCGTATGGAACTGCACTCGTATAATCGCGAACGTGATAATTCGAATAAAGAAGCTGAAAGAGAAAATAATACCGCGGATTATACGAAAAGGGACAAAGAACGTATGGACAATTTGGATCAGGCAAACTTGGAGTTGGATAAACTGAGGAAATCCGTAGACAAATTGCAAGCAGAACTCGAAGAGGCTCTTCAAGAGGCAGAGGTATCGAAACGAAGAAGAGATTGGGCTTTCAGCGAACGAGATAAAATAGTGTTAGAAAGAGAGAGTATTAGAACTTTATGTGATCGGTTGAGAAAAGAACGTGATCGTGCAGTGTCGGAATTAGCGGGTGCTTTACGTGATTCCGATGATATTAAAAAGCAACGGAACGAGGCATCGAAAGAACTGAAGGATCTCAAGGAAAAGATCGAATCTGGTGATCACGCGTTAAGAGTCAGTCAATTCGCGCAAGGTTTGGCGCATTCCCATGACTCCGCGATCGACACTGATATCAATGATTGGGAGATTCTTACCACTCATTTTGACCTTAGTCGACTATGTTTAGACACGGATCGTGATTTAGGAGTGACGCTGGTTGGAGGTCGTGATAGTCCGTATTATCCGAACGACACGGGAATTTACGTTGCTCAAGTTATAACAGGTAGTGTCGCTGAAGGAAAATTGAGAGTGAACGATTGCATTATGCGAGTAAATAACGTCGATTGCACATCGGTTTCGACGCGTGTCATAATGGAAACTTTGCGTACGTGTTCGGTGGGTTCTGCTACGTTGACGGTAAGAAGGCGACGCGTTACAAGAAGATCATTAAGGACAACGCAACTACCAGTTGGTACGGTTCCTCATGGAATTTCTTTGGAGCTTGGTGTGTACATTTCGAAGATATCGCCTGGCAGTTTAGCCGCTAAAGATGGTAATCTTGCTGTTGGAGATAGAGTATTAAATGTACGTGTTTAGCATATACGAATATTTACGCGATAAATATTTTCCTGATTGATCaattaatatttctcttttgttAGATTAATAGCAAAACTATGGAAGGTATAAATTCCAGTCACGAAGCGATGACAATTTTAAACGACACGAGCACGGATGTTTTAACTATCACCACCCTGAAAGGAATACCGTTACCTTCGGAGACTAGTTCGGAGACAATGACCATCGATGGTAGCTTCGGCACGGAGAAACAGAAAATGGTGAACAGTTGTTCGCAAACGGAGCAAGAGAGAATGATGATGAAGACAGCATCGGATGATTACGATAGACGATATTTAGCGGCGAACTTCGGTGATAGAAGCGTTTACAaagtttcgaagtcggttagtAGCGAGAAGCCGAGCGGTATTAGCAACGCTTGGGATAATATACGGGAGAAGATCGACATAGTACGGGGACGTAAACATAGCAAGGATCgcgaagaaaagaagaaacgtCATCGTAATTCCAGTCCGAACACCTTCGAGCAAGAGCAAGATGCGATAGCGGAATTAGACTCGGTGATAGAGAGCTATCACAAGAAAGCGAATAACGGGGTATTGAAACGAAGTAAGCGGCGGGGAACCGAAAAGATTGAGAAGAATGGAGGTACGTGGCCGAAAGCCAGAGGCGGGCCTCTAATACAGAATGGCACCGGTACTATTTTACATCCACGTAAGACAAAAGAAAGGCTGCCCTTAAGTGTTCTCCTTAATCAACCGCCCAAGTATGACTGTTATAATTATAATCGTATTTCTAATCCTATTCCCTTGACCAGTTTCTCCAATGTGAATAATCGGCATACAGTTTATAAATCCGTAGAAAAACCATTACCAAATTTCCTCAAAACTGGACAGTTATTTAGTCAGAAATCCTTTACTCCAGTGGTGCAGTTCAAAGATATCCCGCTAGATAAGAAACCGACCGCCGAATTCGAGAACACGGAGAGTAGACTGAGCTCTACGCTGACACCGTCCGAAACTAGCATCGACTTCTCGTTAAAGTCGGCTAACACGGGAAAAGACGTAGAATATTTCTCGAAGAAGAGGGCGCAAAAATATATTCCTAGCAACGACAACCAAATAGAGACGTTGCAGCATAATAGAGCGCAATCTCAACTTTATTCCGGGGCCGGATCATCAACATCGTCGACCAGCGGCACGAGACAGCAGTTAACTGgtaatttttcatttcctccctatacGCATTCGCATCCGCATCCCCATCAACAAAACTCTTTACCTTCGAGATACCCTTCCCCGCCATCTTTGCCGTCTGCACAGTCCGGGGAGTCGATAGGACTTCCTGATGCACGATCTTACTGTTTCGAACCTTCGTATAGCCCCGGCCCGCAAGCAGGATTCGGGCATTTGCACACACCCTCCGTAGATTTGCATTATCACAAATCTCGCGCTCCACCGATCGGCACTACATACGACGTACCAGCATACACGCATGGCTACGAAGGTGGAACGTTCCCAAGAAAGAAGGAAAATCAACGTTTTCGAATACCGTCAAATCCTAGTGTAACCTCGAAAAGCAGCGTGGGTAAATTGTCCACCGGCAGTATAGAAAGGACATCGGAAAGAGGCAGCCCGATGCCAACATTCCACGTCGAAGTACTTAGCCCTGGTACCGGAGGTGGAAGTAGTTCTGGAGGAACGGTCAGAGGAAGTAGTAGCAATAAACGGTCCAGCATGCCAGAGTATTGTTATTCTCAATCTAGGCCGGCACCTGGAGAACTTCGGAGAGTTCACATAGACAAGTCGGTTGAGCCGTTAGGAATTCAGATCTCCTGTTTGGAAAGCGGCGGTGTCTTTGTCTCTACCGTTAGCGAACACAGTTTAGCGTCTCAAGTCGGTCTCCAAATTGGCGATCAATTGCTCGAAGTCTGTGGTATTAATATGAGGAGCGCCACGTACCAACTTGCTGCCAATGTGTTGCGTCAGTGCGGTAATTCCATTACGATGCTGGTGCAGTACAGTCCAGACAGTGAGTACAGTGTCATATTAGAACGAGTAGTAAATCCCAGTCACAAATTTGCACTATACGAATCGTCTTGCACCTTTTCCTCTTAtatgtaattattatttatcgttaTCGCATGGTTCTTCGTTTACCGTGTAAGCCTGTATTTATATATCACTTGGTTTTTTCCCAAAAATCAGAATACAACGAATTAGAAGGGTCTGCTTCTTCGAGCTCGTCGGAAGCTGGTGGTGCTCAGGGTGGTAGTCGTAGTGGATCGCCAACTCCGTGTAACAGTCCAGAGGCTACGAGAAAACCGACAATCGAGTTGGAAAGCTCAGAACCTGAACGAGATGCTTCCAGTAGCTTAAGTACACAGCGTGAAACATCCAACACGTTGACTATCATGCGCGAAACTTCGAATACCTTGGAACCACCTCGCACCATTCGAGAGAGAGACATCAGGAACTCTGCTTCCCTGGAAGTGCGAGGTACCGAAGATAGAGAGCGACAAATTAGAGCATCAGCGTCTTTAGATATCAACATTAGAAAACCAGAACTTCGCAGTTCAGCCACGTTAGACAATATGCGTAATTCGGCGACTCTCGATACGTTGCGCGTCACTGCCAACTCGCTCACACGAGCACAGTTAAATCAGGCAGCGACTACGCTGCAACGGCAAAACGCTACCGTGAGAAGTCCTACGCAGGAAGAACAAAATCGTAAAAGTCCACCACCAAGTGAACCTAGGTACTTATTCATTGAGACCAGAAAATGCTCGAATTTGGGTATTTCGCTCGTCGGTGGAAACGGTGTTGGAATATTTGTACATTCGGTACAACCAGGTTGCCTCGCAGAAGAGGCAGGTCTACGTACCGGCGATCGTATACTAGAATATAACGGTGTAGATCTCAGGCAGGCAACCGCGGAACAAGCGGCTCTGGAATTGGCTAGGCCAGCGGATAAAGTGACGTTGATTGCTCAATATGTACCTGAGAGGTATAATGAAGTGAAAGATAAACCGGGTGACAGTTTTTATGTGAAAGCGATGTTCGATCGAGTGGGCGAAGTAGGGGATAGCCTACAACTTAGATTTAATAAAGATGATATTTTATATGTCGACAATACTATGTTCAATGGTACTCCAGGCCATTGGAGAGCTTGGTTAGTCGATCAAACTGGAAGAAGACAAACCTGTGGAATAATTCCAAGCAAATTCAAGTACGTTCGCGTAATTCGACTTGTATCTATGTACGAGGTGTGTTAAAAAAGTCAcgggaattttatttattcgtctACGTGAATGTTATCCCCTTCAAGATAGTCTCCATTAGATATTACACACTTATGCTTCTTCCAATTGCTTCTGAAACACTTCTGGAGCTCAATCTTTGGGATAGACGACCTTTTGCTTCTCTTTGTTTTTGGGAACAAAAAAATCACACGAGGCCATGTCCGGTGAATGTGGAGGCTGGGGCATCATTACAGTGTTGGTTTTGACCAAAAAATCACGAACAACAAAGAAAAAATGGCGTGGAACTGTTATTTTTTGAGCACACCTCGTATATTACAATTTGCCGGCGTGATAAACCGTTTAACGATTAATGTGCTTTTAGGGTTGAAGAAGATTTGCTTTTAAGACGTTCATTGGGCGATTTGGAAACAGATACCACTAGACGAGGTAGCACTAGTGCAAGAAGAAGTTTCTTCCGCCGGAAAAAACATCAACGTTCTTCTAGTAGGGACAGTAAAGAGTTGTCACACCTTACAGGTGTAAATTTGGGTTGGTACAGTGACAGCGGCACATTGAACGAAGAAACTCTTCCAGCGAGTTACCAACGCGTCGAAAGATTGGATTGTAAGTACTTGTAGTTTTATAATATTCAAAAGATTGTTGTGACGGAAGCTGCTTGATATATGGCCTAAATTTCCTAATACAAGCGGTTCGAATCATTAAAATTTCGATACGCTTTCTTTCAAACAAAAGAACTTTTGTcgtaacaatttttcaaatattttccatgGTTTAGAACAGCTGTTTCTAAAATATGAGTTGTGATTCTGGAAGGGGGCGCGGCAgcgaatttatataaataaaagctAGCTTTATGTTTTATATATACAGTCAGTAATATAAATAGTcaataattttacaaaataccTAATcagttgtaaaaaataaatgatAGTGGTTTAGTAAGTGTAAAACTTGTGACTGATTTCGTTTAGTTGAAATAATTAAGTACACGATATAATATAATTGTAATTTAGAAATGTACTGTGTCAGTACAACTTTGGAGTTTTTATGTCAAGGTGTATATTTGATTAAGAAAACAGGAGCTCGCTTTAAAACTTGTATTTTCGTTTATTCTATTTTTGTTGGATTCATGTGTATTTTTAATAGTGTATTGAATGCTGGGTCTGCTTCACACACATTTATTTATAGAATGCAACTTTAAAATCTGTTCACAATATCGAACTATCTAATGGTAATTTCATCTTCTACAGATCCAGCTTTAAGACCGGTATTGATTATTGGACCACTAAGCGAATGTGTAGTTACAAAACTATTACAAGAATTTCCTGGTCAATTCACTAGGTGTCTCGCAGAAGCGATGCACTGTTCTCAATCGACGCTCGAACAAGGTTTGCGTGACGCACTTTATGTAGACTACAGAAAAAAAGGAAGCTATTTCGAGTGTACTACAGTACAAGCTGTCAAGGACATTTGtgagaaggtaaggtatttttTTATCCAATGCCATACATAATATTGATAATGTTATTTATATAAAACGCGTAGACATAGCAGATTGATCAGCTAAAAATTAACTGTGTCGAGTTTATTAATCATTTCTCGaactaaattatatttttcgaaAGTTTCCATTTGtaactacatacatatatatttttaataattctttaatttTAGAATACTCATTGTATCTTGGATGTATCGATTGCATCGATTGAGCGACTTCACCGACATCAAATCTATCCAATAGTATTATTGATTAAATTCAAGAATACAAAACAAATTAAGGAAGTGAAGGATTCTAGGTATCCAAGCGATAAAGTGAGTGCTAAAGCTGCAAAAGAAATGTATGAACAAGCACTAAAATTTGAGGCAGAATATAGGCATTATATTTCTGGTGAGTT from Lasioglossum baleicum chromosome 11, iyLasBale1, whole genome shotgun sequence includes:
- the Dlg5 gene encoding MAGUK family member discs large 5 isoform X5, translating into MASGASSLDSAGSSDGALNMERDSGGYGSVGSPVGGTECHSDYDAQCDQAMHQLQLLRHSDTIRRCEHTMKELEYYRGPHIPVMNQLEATSQESSALRGKYGDLVNDKQRLDREVQALQKEVSELRCQNQEVLVSDTTNSDAMNPHYLSALRKYEAVKDEYDALRKRYDDLISSHSSAVNKLELSQEEAARLKKQYDDVVQERNSAVRERNGLKQQCTAAIRQWDIALRERNDYREALAKVQQQHEEAVKEINHAMVLRMKASKDMKRLTEERNAALQEYSLIMGERDTVHKEMEKLGDDLTQAYAKVTHFENQNKQFMEEKKALSYQIETLRREISSALQDRDEALKQCNQLRQKFGDYSEGSNRDYKNRMELHSYNRERDNSNKEAERENNTADYTKRDKERMDNLDQANLELDKLRKSVDKLQAELEEALQEAEVSKRRRDWAFSERDKIVLERESIRTLCDRLRKERDRAVSELAGALRDSDDIKKQRNEASKELKDLKEKIESGDHALRVSQFAQGLAHSHDSAIDTDINDWEILTTHFDLSRLCLDTDRDLGVTLVGGRDSPYYPNDTGIYVAQVITGSVAEGKLRVNDCIMRVNNVDCTSVSTRVIMETLRTCSVGSATLTVRRRRVTRRSLRTTQLPVGTVPHGISLELGVYISKISPGSLAAKDGNLAVGDRVLNINSKTMEGINSSHEAMTILNDTSTDVLTITTLKGIPLPSETSSETMTIDGSFGTEKQKMVNSCSQTEQERMMMKTASDDYDRRYLAANFGDRSVYKVSKSVSSEKPSGISNAWDNIREKIDIVRGRKHSKDREEKKKRHRNSSPNTFEQEQDAIAELDSVIESYHKKANNGVLKRSKRRGTEKIEKNGGTWPKARGGPLIQNGTGTILHPRKTKERLPLSVLLNQPPKYDCYNYNRISNPIPLTSFSNVNNRHTVYKSVEKPLPNFLKTGQLFSQKSFTPVVQFKDIPLDKKPTAEFENTESRLSSTLTPSETSIDFSLKSANTGKDVEYFSKKRAQKYIPSNDNQIETLQHNRAQSQLYSGAGSSTSSTSGTRQQLTEYNELEGSASSSSSEAGGAQGGSRSGSPTPCNSPEATRKPTIELESSEPERDASSSLSTQRETSNTLTIMRETSNTLEPPRTIRERDIRNSASLEVRGTEDRERQIRASASLDINIRKPELRSSATLDNMRNSATLDTLRVTANSLTRAQLNQAATTLQRQNATVRSPTQEEQNRKSPPPSEPRYLFIETRKCSNLGISLVGGNGVGIFVHSVQPGCLAEEAGLRTGDRILEYNGVDLRQATAEQAALELARPADKVTLIAQYVPERYNEVKDKPGDSFYVKAMFDRVGEVGDSLQLRFNKDDILYVDNTMFNGTPGHWRAWLVDQTGRRQTCGIIPSKFKVEEDLLLRRSLGDLETDTTRRGSTSARRSFFRRKKHQRSSSRDSKELSHLTGVNLGWYSDSGTLNEETLPASYQRVERLDYPALRPVLIIGPLSECVVTKLLQEFPGQFTRCLAEAMHCSQSTLEQGLRDALYVDYRKKGSYFECTTVQAVKDICEKNTHCILDVSIASIERLHRHQIYPIVLLIKFKNTKQIKEVKDSRYPSDKVSAKAAKEMYEQALKFEAEYRHYISAVIPAGVNVAYICTQVKSAVDEEQSKALWVPRGLP
- the Dlg5 gene encoding MAGUK family member discs large 5 isoform X4, yielding MASGASSLDSAGSSDGALNMERDSGGYGSVGSPVGGTECHSDYDAQCDQAMHQLQLLRHSDTIRRCEHTMKELEYYRGPHIPVMNQLEATSQESSALRGKYGDLVNDKQRLDREVQALQKEVSELRCQNQEVLVSDTTNSDAMNPHYLSALRKYEAVKDEYDALRKRYDDLISSHSSAVNKLELSQEEAARLKKQYDDVVQERNSAVRERNGLKQQCTAAIRQWDIALRERNDYREALAKVQQQHEEAVKEINHAMVLRMKASKDMKRLTEERNAALQEYSLIMGERDTVHKEMEKLGDDLTQAYAKVTHFENQNKQFMEEKKALSYQIETLRREISSALQDRDEALKQCNQLRQKFGDYSEGSNRDYKNRMELHSYNRERDNSNKEAERENNTADYTKRDKERMDNLDQANLELDKLRKSVDKLQAELEEALQEAEVSKRRRDWAFSERDKIVLERESIRTLCDRLRKERDRAVSELAGALRDSDDIKKQRNEASKELKDLKEKIESGDHALRVSQFAQGLAHSHDSAIDTDINDWEILTTHFDLSRLCLDTDRDLGVTLVGGRDSPYYPNDTGIYVAQVITGSVAEGKLRVNDCIMRVNNVDCTSVSTRVIMETLRTCSVGSATLTVRRRRVTRRSLRTTQLPVGTVPHGISLELGVYISKISPGSLAAKDGNLAVGDRVLNINSKTMEGINSSHEAMTILNDTSTDVLTITTLKGIPLPSETSSETMTIDGSFGTEKQKMVNSCSQTEQERMMMKTASDDYDRRYLAANFGDRSVYKVSKSVSSEKPSGISNAWDNIREKIDIVRGRKHSKDREEKKKRHRNSSPNTFEQEQDAIAELDSVIESYHKKANNGVLKRSKRRGTEKIEKNGVVQFKDIPLDKKPTAEFENTESRLSSTLTPSETSIDFSLKSANTGKDVEYFSKKRAQKYIPSNDNQIETLQHNRAQSQLYSGAGSSTSSTSGTRQQLTGNFSFPPYTHSHPHPHQQNSLPSRYPSPPSLPSAQSGESIGLPDARSYCFEPSYSPGPQAGFGHLHTPSVDLHYHKSRAPPIGTTYDVPAYTHGYEGGTFPRKKENQRFRIPSNPSVTSKSSVGKLSTGSIERTSERGSPMPTFHVEVLSPGTGGGSSSGGTVRGSSSNKRSSMPEYCYSQSRPAPGELRRVHIDKSVEPLGIQISCLESGGVFVSTVSEHSLASQVGLQIGDQLLEVCGINMRSATYQLAANVLRQCGNSITMLVQYSPDKYNELEGSASSSSSEAGGAQGGSRSGSPTPCNSPEATRKPTIELESSEPERDASSSLSTQRETSNTLTIMRETSNTLEPPRTIRERDIRNSASLEVRGTEDRERQIRASASLDINIRKPELRSSATLDNMRNSATLDTLRVTANSLTRAQLNQAATTLQRQNATVRSPTQEEQNRKSPPPSEPRYLFIETRKCSNLGISLVGGNGVGIFVHSVQPGCLAEEAGLRTGDRILEYNGVDLRQATAEQAALELARPADKVTLIAQYVPERYNEVKDKPGDSFYVKAMFDRVGEVGDSLQLRFNKDDILYVDNTMFNGTPGHWRAWLVDQTGRRQTCGIIPSKFKVEEDLLLRRSLGDLETDTTRRGSTSARRSFFRRKKHQRSSSRDSKELSHLTGVNLGWYSDSGTLNEETLPASYQRVERLDYPALRPVLIIGPLSECVVTKLLQEFPGQFTRCLAEAMHCSQSTLEQGLRDALYVDYRKKGSYFECTTVQAVKDICEKNTHCILDVSIASIERLHRHQIYPIVLLIKFKNTKQIKEVKDSRYPSDKVSAKAAKEMYEQALKFEAEYRHYISAVIPAGVNVAYICTQVKSAVDEEQSKALWVPRGLP